A segment of the Sphingopyxis sp. OAS728 genome:
GGATCAGCGTGATGGGCGGTGAACAGGCGGCGAGCGTGCTCGCGACAGTCCACCGCGACGCCGACAAATGGACTCCGGAAGAAGCCGAAGCTTTCAAGGCGCCGATCCGCCAGAAATATGAGGACGAGGGCAATCCCTATCACGCCACCGCGCGCCTCTGGGACGACGGCATCATCGACCCCGCGCAGACGCGCGACGTACTCGGCATCGCCTTCGCGGCCACGCTGAATGCGCCAGTCGAGGACCGCGGCTTCGGCGTGTTCCGGATGTGACGATGCCCGATCCGGTCCTTTTCATACTCGCCGTCGTGACGATGCTGATGATCGCGGGCTTCGTGCTGGGCCTGACCGATCGCGGCGGATTTTCGCCACGGTGGCTGTTTGTCGCGGCGGGACTCGTCGTGGTCAACGACGCGCTGCTGACCAATTTCTATGGCGCGCTGCCCGACATGGTCGGTGCGAGCGACTGGAATTGGCAGGGCAAACTGCTCGCGCTGGCCGCGACGCTGGCGATCGCATCGCATCCGGCATTCGGCTGGCAGCGTTCGGGACTGACGCTCAAGCAGAACGCCGGTTCGCTACGTGCGGCGGTGCCGGTCGCCCTCCTCTATTGCCTCTTCTTCCTGGCGCTCGCCTTTTCTTTTCCGAACGAGCCCGCGTCGGGCGAAACCCTCGCCTACCAACTTACGATGCCGGGGTTCGAGGAAGAGCCCTTCTATCGCGGCATCCTGCTCTTGGCGCTCAACGAGGCATTCCGCGGCCGGATTCGGCTGCTCGGTGTCGACTGGGGCTGGGGTGCGGTGCTGTCATGCGCCTTGTTCGGCCTCGCGCATGCGTTGAGCTATTCCGCTGGCGATGGATTCCAGTTCGACGTCATCACGATGGCCCTCACCGCCATCCCATCCTTTCTCGCAGTTTGGCTCCGCGAACGCACGGGCAGCCTGCTTCTTCCTGTTGCGGTGCATAATTTCGGCAACGCGATCATGCTGGTGGTGTGACCATGAACGACCGTCTTTATCTTCTCGATCCGCTGTTCGAAGACCCCGCGCTGCCCGGACGCAATTTCTATTGCCGCGACTGCATTACCGTCGACGGGTTGCTGGCGAACTTTCCCGAACAGGCCGCGTCGCTCGAGGTCATCCGCATCGCCTATCCACGTCCGCGCAATGCCGTGATCGCAGCGATCGGGGCGGCGAACCAGAATCTGCCGGTGCTGGTGCTGGCCGGCGACGCCCCAGCTGAGCTTGCCGATGGTGAGCACCAGGGCACGCGCTTTGTCGGCGATTTGAAGCGGCTGCTCCACGCGCTGCACATCCGGCACGGCTTTCCGGAGGCGCATCCATGATCGCGCGGCGCTGGCACGGGATCGTCCCCAAGGACAAGGCCGAAGCCTATTTCCGGCTGATGCTCGACGTCGCCATTCCCGATTACCGGTCGGTCGCGGGAAATCGCGGCGCATGGTGCCTGCAGCGCGCCGACGGCGATATCGTCCATTTTGAGATGCTGACCTTCTGGGACAATCTCGACGTGATCGAGGGTTTCGCCGGCACGCCGG
Coding sequences within it:
- a CDS encoding CPBP family intramembrane glutamic endopeptidase, BDIM_20840 family, translated to MPDPVLFILAVVTMLMIAGFVLGLTDRGGFSPRWLFVAAGLVVVNDALLTNFYGALPDMVGASDWNWQGKLLALAATLAIASHPAFGWQRSGLTLKQNAGSLRAAVPVALLYCLFFLALAFSFPNEPASGETLAYQLTMPGFEEEPFYRGILLLALNEAFRGRIRLLGVDWGWGAVLSCALFGLAHALSYSAGDGFQFDVITMALTAIPSFLAVWLRERTGSLLLPVAVHNFGNAIMLVV
- a CDS encoding DUF3088 domain-containing protein codes for the protein MNDRLYLLDPLFEDPALPGRNFYCRDCITVDGLLANFPEQAASLEVIRIAYPRPRNAVIAAIGAANQNLPVLVLAGDAPAELADGEHQGTRFVGDLKRLLHALHIRHGFPEAHP
- a CDS encoding antibiotic biosynthesis monooxygenase, translating into MIARRWHGIVPKDKAEAYFRLMLDVAIPDYRSVAGNRGAWCLQRADGDIVHFEMLTFWDNLDVIEGFAGTPVDAAKYYDFDDDFLIEKEAHVLHFKVNGTL